In the Leptospira sp. WS4.C2 genome, one interval contains:
- the acpP gene encoding acyl carrier protein, with the protein MADFEKIKSIIVEQLGVDESEVTPEAHFINDLGADSLDTVELVMALEEEFGVEISDEDAEKIQTVGDVIKFIDKLKG; encoded by the coding sequence ATGGCAGATTTCGAAAAAATTAAGTCAATCATCGTAGAACAACTTGGTGTTGATGAATCAGAAGTTACACCTGAAGCTCACTTCATCAATGATCTTGGTGCTGACTCTCTTGATACAGTTGAACTAGTTATGGCTCTTGAAGAAGAGTTTGGTGTGGAGATTTCTGATGAAGACGCAGAAAAAATCCAAACCGTAGGCGATGTAATTAAATTCATCGATAAACTTAAGGGGTAA